GTGCTCGAGACGCCGCGCGGCCGCTACCTCGTGCTCCACGGCGACGTGTTCGACGGCGTGATCAAGAACATGGTCTTCCTCGCCCACCTCGGCGACATGGGCTACTCGCTGCTCCTGCGCCTCAACCGCGTCTACAACTGGTGGCGCAAGGTCCGCGGCAAGGAATACTTCTCGCTCAGCCAGGCGATCAAGGCGCGCGTGAAGCAGGCCGTCTCCTTCGTCGGCAAATTCGAGGACCAAGTCGCCGCCCTCGCCCGCTCGCGCGGCTGCGTCGGCGTCATCTGCGGCCACATCCACACGCCGGCCGACAAGCAGATCGACGGCATCCACTACCTCAACTCCGGCGACTGGGTCGAGACGATGAGCGCCATCGTCGAACATCAGGACGGCCGCTTCGAGCTGATCTACTTCAAGGATTTCCTCACCCAGTTCCCGATGCCGCAGCCCGAAGCCACCGCCGACGACTCCGACCTCACCGAACTCCCCGCCCCCATCGCCCTCGCCGCCTTCACCGCCTAACCGCCCCGACTCTTTCTCTTTCCTCTTTCTCTTAATCTTTCTCCCCCAGTCGCCCTGCGCCGCTGCAAACCAACTCCGAGAGAAAGATAAAGATTAAGAGAAGAGGAAAGAACCCGAGCCACGACGCTACACACCCGCTCACAGCTCACTATTTCCGCCCCCTCCGCCCGCTCCACTTCAACTTAAACTTCCAACTTCAACTCGCGGCGCCGCGCGCCGCTTCCCGATGCGCCGCATCCTCATCCTCAGCGCCAGCTACGGCGAAGGCCACAACAGCGC
This window of the Candidatus Didemnitutus sp. genome carries:
- a CDS encoding UDP-2,3-diacylglucosamine diphosphatase — its product is MSKATLRVRTAILSDVHLGTPHSKADEATHFLKHVRCDRLILNGDIIDGWRLARDGRWTKAHTRFIRRVLTLVQKKDTEVVYLRGNHDDFLARLLPMTFERIQLVEDCVLETPRGRYLVLHGDVFDGVIKNMVFLAHLGDMGYSLLLRLNRVYNWWRKVRGKEYFSLSQAIKARVKQAVSFVGKFEDQVAALARSRGCVGVICGHIHTPADKQIDGIHYLNSGDWVETMSAIVEHQDGRFELIYFKDFLTQFPMPQPEATADDSDLTELPAPIALAAFTA